The Yersinia intermedia genome window below encodes:
- a CDS encoding DNA-3-methyladenine glycosylase I, whose translation MSLQRCGWVTSDPLYLAYHDTEWGIPRTDSQALFEMLCLEGQQAGLSWITVLKKREHYRKCFYNFDPVRVAKMGPDDVEKRVLDSGIIRHRGKIQAIITNAQAYLAMEANGEDFSRFIWSFVDGEPKINHWWCLAESPATTPVSDAMSKALKKRGFKFIGSTICYAFMQASGLVNDHLASCFCHPDNAVK comes from the coding sequence ATGAGTCTACAACGCTGCGGTTGGGTCACCTCTGATCCTCTCTATCTCGCTTATCACGACACTGAATGGGGTATCCCACGCACCGACAGTCAGGCGCTGTTCGAAATGCTCTGCCTCGAAGGGCAACAAGCCGGGCTTTCATGGATAACCGTGCTGAAAAAACGTGAACACTATCGCAAGTGCTTCTATAATTTTGATCCCGTGCGAGTGGCGAAAATGGGGCCGGACGATGTAGAAAAACGGGTGCTGGACAGCGGCATTATCCGCCATCGCGGTAAGATTCAAGCCATTATCACCAATGCACAAGCTTATCTGGCCATGGAAGCCAACGGTGAGGATTTTTCGCGCTTTATCTGGAGTTTTGTTGATGGTGAGCCAAAAATTAACCATTGGTGGTGTCTGGCAGAATCACCCGCAACCACACCCGTATCAGATGCAATGTCAAAGGCATTGAAAAAACGCGGTTTTAAATTTATCGGCTCCACTATTTGCTACGCCTTTATGCAAGCCAGCGGTTTAGTGAACGACCATCTGGCAAGCTGTTTTTGTCACCCGGATAACGCCGTAAAATGA
- a CDS encoding N-acetyltransferase encodes MIRPYQPSDLDDLMQLWLTSTIAAHPFVAEQYWHESAPLVRNTYLPAARTWLYLSAETTGDTNPIAGFISILEEQLVGALFVTQSMHGKGIGQALMDYVQQHYHALTLEVYQRNLRAYHFYRKQGFTVAGKAYNAETKNTILTLHWQRPFNSSLL; translated from the coding sequence ATGATTCGACCTTACCAACCAAGCGATCTCGATGACCTGATGCAACTGTGGCTGACCAGTACCATTGCTGCGCATCCTTTTGTGGCCGAACAATACTGGCACGAGAGCGCCCCGTTGGTACGGAATACCTATCTCCCAGCGGCCCGCACCTGGCTATATTTGTCAGCGGAAACTACCGGTGATACGAACCCCATTGCAGGCTTTATTAGTATTCTCGAAGAACAACTGGTAGGGGCGCTGTTCGTCACCCAATCCATGCACGGTAAGGGGATTGGGCAAGCGTTGATGGATTACGTTCAACAACACTACCACGCTCTAACCCTAGAGGTTTATCAACGAAACCTGCGTGCCTATCATTTCTATCGTAAGCAAGGGTTTACCGTTGCAGGGAAAGCCTATAATGCGGAAACCAAAAACACTATCCTGACCCTGCATTGGCAGCGCCCATTTAACTCATCCCTGCTTTAA
- a CDS encoding GNAT family N-acetyltransferase — MTRTLLSIQLALTLLITLPPLAIADNGKNREVCLYSEDQYQVETEVTDNTEYSGCSRKVRDAAGTLGCAFIPALAIYNYVTHSHCDQADKLWRQISHWFSNDNQDKVVLVSGQSPLLKPHPARPKYSDDEANLLTLTLSKIDTRLHNQALTLPASARFCKTSLDNILAARYPRSPDENCPSWVSKVLADFTLLFGHSVRDWTPEQLQNVVTRIDAQHSTGYVGSDQATEGHLVTGIRAIIQQLGLTETIRQITHAFRYAQLNYANYVEHNPSATQSPAAAQALPLGEYSLSLESYHYPAEPPAVRIRQHNEWVTRPDLHFAVEIIDANTTDRSAILLAHTVMDHWFNTYLFTPLKTDQQGNPVTDLDRTISAARTTSTSLLLELENTSNDYLFVMVRLEGEIVSVLGAAKGNATDEFYIDVSVSAPRNVLTPNAEGNIRGAGTAAVHELARYLKENGVKTLRSSVISQPSARIKMKLGFKHDEF, encoded by the coding sequence ATGACAAGGACATTGCTAAGCATCCAATTAGCCTTAACTCTCTTAATAACATTACCCCCATTAGCTATTGCAGATAACGGTAAAAATAGAGAGGTTTGTTTATATTCTGAAGATCAATATCAAGTTGAAACAGAAGTAACGGACAACACTGAATATAGTGGATGCAGTAGAAAGGTACGGGATGCCGCTGGCACGCTAGGCTGCGCCTTCATCCCCGCCTTGGCGATTTATAATTATGTTACGCATAGCCATTGTGATCAGGCGGATAAATTATGGCGTCAGATATCACATTGGTTTTCCAATGATAATCAAGACAAGGTGGTATTGGTTAGTGGCCAGTCCCCATTGCTTAAACCACACCCCGCACGGCCCAAATATAGCGATGACGAAGCCAATCTCCTCACGCTGACCTTAAGCAAAATTGACACTCGATTACATAATCAGGCACTCACACTACCGGCCAGCGCAAGATTTTGTAAAACCTCGCTCGATAATATTCTCGCTGCGCGCTATCCCCGCAGCCCGGATGAAAACTGCCCTAGTTGGGTATCAAAAGTCTTGGCCGATTTTACCCTGTTATTCGGTCATTCTGTGCGGGACTGGACGCCTGAGCAACTACAGAATGTCGTTACGCGGATTGACGCACAACACTCAACTGGCTATGTGGGCAGCGATCAGGCCACTGAGGGTCATCTGGTCACTGGCATCCGCGCGATTATCCAACAATTGGGATTGACTGAAACCATCCGGCAGATCACCCACGCATTTCGCTATGCCCAATTAAATTATGCCAATTACGTCGAGCATAATCCCAGCGCTACGCAATCACCTGCCGCCGCACAGGCTCTTCCGTTAGGGGAATATTCACTTTCTCTGGAATCTTATCACTATCCCGCCGAGCCGCCCGCTGTCCGTATTCGTCAGCATAATGAATGGGTGACCAGACCCGACTTACATTTTGCGGTGGAGATCATTGATGCCAACACCACTGACAGGTCAGCTATTCTTCTCGCGCACACAGTGATGGATCATTGGTTTAATACTTATCTTTTCACACCATTAAAAACTGACCAGCAAGGTAACCCCGTCACTGACCTTGACCGCACTATCAGCGCGGCACGCACTACCAGTACCTCACTGTTGCTTGAGTTGGAAAACACCAGTAATGACTATCTGTTTGTGATGGTGAGGCTTGAGGGCGAGATTGTTAGTGTGCTGGGGGCCGCGAAAGGGAACGCTACCGATGAGTTCTATATCGATGTTTCGGTGAGTGCCCCGCGCAATGTACTAACACCAAATGCAGAGGGGAATATTCGCGGAGCAGGTACCGCAGCAGTACATGAATTGGCCCGTTATTTAAAAGAAAATGGAGTGAAAACATTACGCTCTAGCGTTATTTCACAACCCTCTGCCCGAATAAAAATGAAGCTAGGTTTCAAACATGATGAGTTTTGA